The following are encoded together in the Actinoplanes sp. N902-109 genome:
- the lexA gene encoding transcriptional repressor LexA, with the protein MSTDDRTSRQQEQQAARPEPTTKAAMRRRTPARARSADAPQLRAVTPVVSQFPDVVTADLTARQRRILEFIKDWVERYGYPPSVREIGEAVGLVSPSSVAYQLKELEKKGFLRRDPNRPRAVDVRSPNEMVDDEALRSARPAPAYVPLVGRIAAGGPILAEQAVEDFFPLPRELVGEGEVFMLEVKGDSMIDAAICNGDWVVVRQQPTANVGDIVAAMIDGEATVKRYRQRDGHVWLMPANPAFDPIPGDDAVVMGRVVAVLRRV; encoded by the coding sequence GTGTCGACCGACGACCGGACGAGCCGGCAGCAGGAGCAGCAGGCCGCGAGGCCTGAACCGACGACGAAAGCGGCCATGCGCCGCCGGACCCCGGCCCGGGCCCGCAGCGCCGACGCGCCGCAGCTGCGCGCGGTCACCCCGGTGGTCAGCCAGTTCCCGGACGTCGTCACCGCGGATCTGACCGCCCGCCAGCGGCGCATCCTGGAGTTCATCAAGGACTGGGTCGAGCGCTACGGCTACCCGCCCAGCGTCCGCGAGATCGGCGAGGCCGTCGGGCTGGTCTCCCCGTCCAGCGTCGCCTACCAGTTGAAGGAGCTGGAGAAGAAGGGTTTCCTGCGCCGCGACCCCAACCGTCCGCGCGCCGTCGACGTCCGCTCCCCCAACGAGATGGTCGACGACGAGGCGCTGCGCTCGGCCCGTCCCGCCCCGGCCTACGTGCCGCTGGTGGGCCGCATCGCCGCCGGTGGCCCGATCCTCGCCGAGCAGGCCGTGGAGGACTTCTTCCCGCTCCCCCGGGAGCTGGTCGGTGAGGGCGAGGTCTTCATGCTCGAGGTCAAGGGCGACTCGATGATCGACGCCGCCATCTGCAACGGTGACTGGGTGGTGGTCCGCCAGCAGCCCACCGCCAACGTCGGCGACATCGTCGCGGCCATGATCGACGGCGAGGCCACCGTCAAGCGCTACCGCCAGCGCGACGGTCACGTCTGGCTGATGCCGGCCAACCCCGCCTTCGACCCCATCCCCGGCGACGACGCCGTCGTGATGGGCCGTGTCGTGGCCGTCCTGCGCCGCGTCTGA
- a CDS encoding LysM peptidoglycan-binding domain-containing protein: protein MVVLAFFVLLASLASAVLWTTASRADDTPSAPLPTIVVQSGDTLWQVANRVAPQRPPRDVISDIRHLNGIAGSSIHAGQTLTVPQ from the coding sequence GTGGTCGTGCTGGCCTTCTTCGTCCTCCTGGCGTCTCTCGCCAGTGCTGTGTTGTGGACCACGGCTTCCCGGGCCGACGACACGCCGTCTGCGCCGTTGCCGACGATCGTGGTGCAGTCCGGCGACACGCTGTGGCAGGTCGCCAACCGGGTGGCGCCGCAACGACCCCCGCGCGATGTCATATCCGACATCCGTCACCTGAACGGGATTGCCGGGTCGTCGATCCATGCCGGGCAGACGCTCACCGTCCCGCAATAG
- a CDS encoding vitamin B12-dependent ribonucleotide reductase — MAGDGITAGRQRSRAGNGGAAVGGLRVERVWTTEGVHPYDEVEWERRDVVMTNWRDGSINFEQRGVEFPQSWSVNAANIVTTKYFRGAVGTPEREFSLKQLIDRVVQTYRKAGEDHGYFATAADAELFDHELTWMLLHQVFSFNSPVWFNVGTSSPQQVSACFILSVDDSMDSILDWYKEEGLIFKGGSGSGVNLSRIRSSRELLSSGGTASGPVSFMRGADASAGTIKSGGATRRAAKMVILDVDHPDIEEFVFTKAREENKIRALRDAGFDMDLGGSDIVSVQYQNANNSVRVSDEFMRAVEEGGTFDLRGRLHGEVIDSIDAKKLFRDIAQAAWECADPGLQYDDTINDWHTNPETGRITASNPCSEYMSLDDSSCNLASLNLLKFLNTDGSFEVQKFVKSVEFIITAMEISIAFADFPTEKIGETTRAYRQLGIGYANLGALLMASGLPYDSEGGRSVAAGISSLMTGTAYRRSAEIAGVVGPYDGYARNADAHKRVMRKHAAANDEIRPTSPVATALVKEATKQWQNGIKIGEKNGWRNAQASVLAPTGTIGLMMDCDTTGIEPDLALVKFKKLVGGGSMQIVNQTVPRALRSLGYLEEQVEAIVEHISDHGNVVDAPGLKPEHYSVFDCAMGERTIAPMGHVRMMAAVQPFISGAISKTVNMPESATIEEIEHIHFQGWKLGLKALAIYRDNCKVGQPLSVAKPNKAVAAPPVEAQVEKVVEKVVEYRPVRKRLPKKRPSETVSFSVGGAEGYLTASSYPDDGLGEVFLKMSKQGSTLAGVMDAFSVAISIGLQYGVPLETYVSKFTNMRFEPAGMTDDPDVRMAASVMDYIFRRLALDFLPYDTRAELGIFTAKERAAQVQAEAAAEAASVVEAAGVDLAGMAASAPVSAPVGATTSSTADIPTPADAEKQAPQSAHSSTELLELVLGTSADAPLCFTCGTKMRPAGSCYVCEGCGSTSGCS; from the coding sequence ATGGCCGGTGACGGCATCACAGCAGGTCGGCAGCGCAGTCGCGCTGGCAACGGGGGCGCCGCGGTCGGGGGGCTGCGGGTTGAGCGGGTGTGGACGACGGAGGGTGTGCACCCTTACGACGAGGTCGAGTGGGAGCGCCGCGACGTCGTCATGACCAACTGGCGGGACGGCTCGATCAACTTCGAGCAGCGCGGGGTGGAGTTCCCGCAGTCCTGGAGCGTCAACGCCGCGAACATCGTCACCACCAAGTACTTCCGGGGTGCGGTCGGCACGCCGGAGCGCGAGTTCTCGCTCAAGCAGCTGATCGACCGGGTCGTGCAGACCTACCGCAAGGCCGGCGAGGACCACGGTTACTTCGCCACGGCCGCGGACGCCGAGCTGTTCGACCACGAGCTGACCTGGATGCTGCTGCACCAGGTGTTCAGCTTCAACTCGCCGGTCTGGTTCAACGTCGGCACCTCATCGCCGCAGCAGGTCAGCGCGTGCTTCATCCTGTCCGTGGACGACTCGATGGACTCGATCCTGGACTGGTACAAGGAAGAGGGCCTGATCTTCAAGGGCGGCTCCGGCTCCGGCGTCAACCTCTCCCGCATCCGTTCCTCGCGTGAGCTGCTCTCCTCCGGCGGCACCGCGAGCGGCCCGGTCAGCTTCATGCGCGGTGCTGACGCCAGCGCCGGCACCATCAAGTCCGGTGGCGCCACCCGGCGCGCGGCCAAGATGGTCATCCTCGACGTCGACCACCCGGACATCGAGGAGTTCGTCTTCACCAAGGCGCGCGAGGAGAACAAGATCCGCGCGCTGCGGGACGCCGGCTTCGACATGGACCTCGGCGGCTCCGACATCGTCAGCGTGCAGTACCAGAACGCCAACAACTCGGTGCGCGTCAGCGACGAGTTCATGCGGGCGGTCGAGGAGGGCGGCACGTTCGACCTGCGCGGCCGGCTGCACGGCGAGGTCATCGACAGCATCGACGCCAAGAAGCTGTTCCGCGACATCGCCCAGGCCGCATGGGAGTGCGCCGACCCGGGCCTGCAGTACGACGACACCATCAACGACTGGCACACCAACCCCGAGACCGGCCGCATCACCGCGTCCAACCCCTGCTCGGAGTACATGTCGCTGGACGACTCGTCGTGCAACCTGGCGTCGCTCAACCTGCTGAAGTTCCTCAACACCGACGGCAGCTTCGAGGTCCAGAAGTTCGTCAAGAGCGTCGAGTTCATCATCACCGCGATGGAGATCTCGATCGCGTTCGCCGACTTCCCGACCGAGAAGATCGGCGAGACCACGCGGGCCTACCGCCAGCTCGGCATCGGGTACGCGAACCTGGGCGCCCTGCTCATGGCGAGCGGCCTGCCGTACGACTCCGAGGGTGGCCGCAGCGTCGCCGCCGGCATCTCGTCGCTGATGACCGGCACCGCGTACCGCCGCTCGGCCGAGATCGCCGGTGTCGTCGGCCCGTACGACGGCTACGCCCGCAACGCCGATGCCCACAAGCGGGTCATGCGCAAGCACGCCGCCGCCAACGACGAGATCCGCCCGACCAGCCCGGTCGCCACGGCGCTCGTCAAGGAAGCCACCAAGCAGTGGCAGAACGGCATCAAGATCGGCGAGAAGAACGGCTGGCGCAACGCGCAGGCCTCGGTCCTCGCGCCGACCGGCACCATCGGCCTGATGATGGACTGCGACACCACCGGCATCGAGCCCGACCTGGCCCTGGTCAAGTTCAAGAAGCTGGTCGGCGGCGGCTCGATGCAGATCGTCAACCAGACGGTGCCGCGCGCCCTGCGCAGCCTCGGCTACCTCGAGGAGCAGGTCGAGGCGATCGTCGAGCACATCTCCGACCACGGCAACGTCGTCGACGCCCCCGGCCTCAAGCCGGAGCACTACTCGGTGTTCGACTGCGCCATGGGCGAGCGCACGATCGCGCCCATGGGCCACGTGCGGATGATGGCCGCGGTGCAGCCGTTCATCTCCGGCGCCATCTCCAAGACGGTCAACATGCCGGAGTCGGCGACCATCGAGGAGATCGAGCACATCCACTTCCAGGGCTGGAAGCTGGGCCTCAAGGCGCTCGCGATCTACCGCGACAACTGCAAGGTCGGCCAGCCGCTCTCCGTGGCCAAGCCCAACAAGGCCGTGGCCGCGCCGCCCGTCGAGGCGCAGGTCGAAAAGGTCGTCGAGAAGGTCGTCGAATACCGCCCGGTCCGCAAGCGGCTGCCCAAGAAGCGCCCGTCGGAGACCGTGTCGTTCTCGGTCGGCGGCGCCGAGGGTTACCTGACCGCGTCGTCCTACCCCGACGACGGCCTCGGTGAGGTCTTCCTCAAGATGTCGAAGCAGGGCTCCACGCTGGCCGGTGTGATGGACGCCTTCTCGGTGGCCATCTCGATAGGCCTGCAGTACGGCGTCCCGCTCGAGACGTACGTCAGCAAGTTCACCAACATGCGCTTCGAGCCCGCCGGCATGACCGACGACCCGGACGTGCGCATGGCGGCCTCGGTGATGGACTACATCTTCCGGCGCCTCGCCCTGGACTTCCTCCCGTACGACACCCGCGCCGAGCTCGGCATCTTCACCGCCAAGGAGCGCGCGGCCCAGGTCCAGGCCGAAGCCGCCGCCGAAGCCGCGAGCGTGGTGGAAGCCGCCGGCGTGGACCTGGCCGGCATGGCCGCCTCCGCCCCGGTCTCGGCCCCGGTGGGCGCAACCACGTCCTCCACCGCCGACATCCCCACCCCGGCCGACGCCGAGAAGCAGGCGCCCCAGAGCGCCCACTCCTCGACCGAACTCCTGGAACTGGTCCTCGGCACCTCCGCGGACGCCCCGCTCTGCTTCACCTGCGGCACCAAGATGCGCCCAGCCGGCAGCTGCTACGTCTGCGAAGGCTGCGGCTCCACCTCCGGCTGCAGCTGA